The following proteins come from a genomic window of Proteinivorax hydrogeniformans:
- a CDS encoding CAP domain-containing protein, translated as MNKAKLILILVLGLFVLVGCAEGGELSEGELELEDLTFNSLEGEEKQNLHNDEEEKEESDSDNEEIVDKNHQEHSQQPEPNSPKDDADSDDASINETDEKNQKSDRDSQQENQSNQPMSNEVNDNKPKEVEVQKPKQDSDYKPEPEPEPEPEPEPQPEPEPEPEPEPEPESEPESEPETEQNKQIDYSVKMDSAKLPAFEANSYEREMLKLVNQERRRAGVSELKLHNRLSSVARVKSADMIYNDYFAHDSPVYGSPFEMMRHFGITFRGAGENLALNVGTKEAHRSLMNSDGHRKNILNPDFTHIGIGVEKQGRSIYFTQMFLTE; from the coding sequence ATGAATAAAGCTAAGTTGATTTTAATACTTGTCTTAGGGTTATTTGTGCTTGTGGGATGTGCAGAAGGCGGGGAGCTAAGTGAAGGTGAGCTTGAGTTAGAGGACTTGACATTCAATAGTCTAGAAGGTGAAGAAAAGCAAAACCTACATAATGATGAAGAAGAAAAAGAAGAGTCCGATAGCGATAACGAAGAAATTGTAGACAAAAATCATCAAGAGCACTCTCAGCAGCCTGAGCCAAACAGCCCAAAAGACGATGCTGATTCTGATGATGCTTCAATTAATGAAACAGATGAAAAAAACCAAAAAAGTGATCGTGATTCACAGCAAGAAAATCAATCCAATCAACCGATGTCAAATGAGGTTAACGATAACAAACCTAAAGAAGTAGAGGTGCAAAAACCTAAACAAGACTCAGATTATAAACCGGAGCCGGAGCCAGAGCCAGAGCCAGAGCCAGAGCCGCAGCCAGAGCCAGAGCCAGAGCCAGAGCCAGAGCCAGAGCCAGAGTCGGAGCCAGAGTCAGAGCCAGAGACGGAGCAGAATAAGCAGATTGATTACTCTGTGAAAATGGATTCAGCTAAGTTGCCAGCTTTTGAAGCCAACAGTTACGAAAGAGAAATGCTAAAGCTTGTTAATCAAGAAAGAAGAAGAGCCGGCGTTTCTGAACTGAAACTACACAACAGGCTTTCTTCAGTAGCTAGGGTAAAAAGTGCAGATATGATTTACAATGATTATTTTGCTCATGATTCCCCGGTGTACGGGTCACCTTTTGAAATGATGAGACATTTCGGCATAACATTTAGAGGAGCGGGAGAAAACTTGGCCCTTAACGTAGGAACTAAGGAGGCACACCGTAGTCTTATGAACTCTGACGGACATAGAAAAAATATATTAAACCCAGACTTTACCCACATAGGTATAGGGGTGGAAAAGCAGGGAAGAAGTATATACTTTACCCAGATGTTTTTAACAGAATAA